A region from the Variovorax sp. RKNM96 genome encodes:
- the mgtA gene encoding magnesium-translocating P-type ATPase: MKKNVLKSLFESFLRSRHMLHHFERWQTLLGSKPLGVTSVAMPPDIAKALATASRTDAGEMLVKLNSSPQGLSEGHAQVLRKRLGSNEVRHEQPLPWWTHLWQCYRNPFNLLLTVLALISYVTEDMKATLVIGSMVVLSTVLRFLQESRSNKAADRLKAMVSNTSTVLRPAPGRKAGVAGDEGFDATHAGTVRVEVPMRDLVPGDVIALSAGDMIPADCRLLTAKDLFISQSALTGEAMPVEKFAIDRGDHEAGVLERENLLFMGTNVISGTATALIVHTGDRTFFGALAQRVTATDRGTSAFQAGINRVSWVLIRFMLVMAPLVLVINGVAKGDWWEAALFALSIAVGLTPEMLPMIVTATLAKGAVVMSRQKVIVKRLEAIHNFGAMDVLCTDKTGTLTQDRIVLERHTNAWGEGSNHVLQLAYLNSFHQTGLKNLLDKAVLNHAEMQPETRLQTAYRKIDEVPFDFSRRRMSVVVENGGSEHLLICKGALEEILSVCTSVERGAEVLSLDAELLARIHSVASELNQQGLRVVAVASRTLAAEARKAAYSVADESELTLLGYVAFLDPPKESTAPALRALAEHGVAVKVLTGDNELVTRKVCGDVGIEAGHIVLGREIEDLRDDELRVLVEQHQVFAKLTPAHKERIVHALHANGHVVGFMGDGINDAPALRAADIGISVDGAVDVAKESADIILLEKSLMVLEQGVVEGRRTFANMLKYIKLTASSNFGNVFSVLVASAFLPFLPMLPLHLLVQNLLYDVSQIAIPFDNVDEEFLKSPQRWNPADLGRFMVFFGPLSSVFDILTYTVMWFVFAANTVEHQTLFQSGWFIEGLLSQTLIVHLIRTRKIPFLQSRAAWPLLAMGAAIAAVGIWLPMGPLAHYFKLQALPLAYFPWLVAMLVGYAVLTQTVKGWYARRYGWQ, from the coding sequence ATGAAAAAAAACGTCCTGAAGTCCCTCTTCGAGAGCTTCCTGCGCAGCCGCCACATGCTGCATCACTTCGAGCGCTGGCAGACGCTGCTGGGCTCCAAGCCCCTCGGCGTGACCTCGGTCGCGATGCCGCCCGACATCGCCAAGGCCCTGGCCACCGCATCGCGCACCGATGCCGGCGAAATGCTCGTCAAGCTCAACAGCTCGCCGCAAGGCCTGAGCGAAGGCCACGCGCAGGTGCTGCGCAAGCGCCTGGGCAGCAACGAGGTGCGCCACGAGCAGCCGCTGCCGTGGTGGACGCATCTGTGGCAGTGCTACCGCAATCCGTTCAACCTGCTGCTCACGGTGCTGGCGCTGATCTCGTACGTGACCGAGGACATGAAGGCCACGCTCGTGATCGGCAGCATGGTGGTGCTGTCGACAGTGTTGCGCTTCCTGCAGGAGTCGCGCTCCAACAAGGCGGCCGACCGGCTCAAGGCGATGGTGAGCAACACCTCCACGGTGCTGCGGCCCGCGCCGGGTCGCAAGGCCGGTGTTGCAGGCGACGAGGGCTTCGACGCCACGCACGCGGGCACGGTGCGCGTCGAGGTGCCGATGCGCGACCTCGTACCGGGCGACGTGATCGCGCTCTCGGCCGGCGACATGATCCCGGCCGACTGCCGCCTGCTCACGGCCAAGGACCTCTTCATCAGCCAGTCCGCGCTGACGGGCGAGGCGATGCCGGTCGAGAAGTTCGCCATCGACCGCGGTGACCATGAAGCGGGTGTCCTCGAACGCGAGAACCTCCTCTTCATGGGCACCAACGTGATCAGCGGCACCGCCACCGCGCTGATCGTCCACACCGGCGACCGCACCTTCTTCGGTGCCCTCGCGCAGCGCGTGACCGCCACCGACCGCGGCACCAGTGCCTTCCAGGCCGGCATCAACCGCGTGAGCTGGGTGCTGATCCGCTTCATGCTGGTGATGGCGCCGCTGGTGCTGGTGATCAACGGCGTGGCCAAGGGCGACTGGTGGGAAGCCGCGCTGTTCGCGCTGTCGATCGCGGTGGGCCTCACGCCCGAGATGCTGCCGATGATCGTGACCGCCACGCTTGCCAAAGGCGCGGTCGTGATGTCGCGCCAGAAGGTGATCGTCAAGCGCCTCGAGGCCATCCACAACTTCGGCGCGATGGACGTGCTGTGCACCGACAAGACCGGCACGCTCACGCAGGACCGCATCGTGCTCGAGCGCCACACCAACGCGTGGGGCGAAGGCTCCAACCATGTGCTGCAACTCGCCTACCTGAACAGCTTTCACCAGACGGGTTTGAAGAACCTGCTCGACAAGGCGGTGCTGAACCACGCCGAGATGCAACCGGAGACCCGGCTGCAGACGGCCTACCGCAAGATCGACGAGGTGCCCTTCGACTTCTCGCGCCGGCGCATGTCGGTGGTGGTGGAGAACGGCGGCAGCGAGCACCTGCTGATCTGCAAGGGTGCGCTCGAAGAGATCCTGTCGGTGTGCACGTCGGTCGAACGTGGCGCCGAGGTGCTGTCGCTCGATGCGGAGCTGCTCGCGCGCATCCACAGCGTGGCCTCGGAGCTGAACCAGCAGGGCCTGCGCGTGGTGGCCGTGGCCAGCCGTACGCTGGCCGCCGAAGCACGCAAGGCCGCCTACAGCGTGGCCGATGAATCTGAGCTCACGCTGCTGGGGTACGTGGCCTTTCTCGATCCGCCGAAGGAATCGACCGCGCCCGCGCTGCGTGCGCTCGCCGAGCACGGCGTGGCAGTGAAGGTGTTGACGGGCGACAACGAACTGGTCACGCGCAAGGTCTGCGGCGACGTCGGCATCGAAGCCGGACACATCGTGCTCGGCCGCGAGATCGAGGACCTGCGCGACGACGAGCTGCGCGTGCTGGTCGAGCAGCACCAGGTGTTCGCCAAGCTCACGCCCGCGCACAAGGAGCGCATCGTCCACGCGCTGCATGCCAACGGGCATGTGGTGGGCTTCATGGGCGACGGCATCAACGACGCACCGGCACTGCGCGCCGCGGACATCGGCATCTCGGTGGACGGTGCAGTGGACGTGGCCAAGGAGTCGGCCGACATCATCCTGCTGGAAAAAAGCTTGATGGTGCTGGAGCAGGGCGTGGTCGAGGGCCGCCGCACGTTTGCCAACATGCTCAAGTACATCAAGCTCACCGCGAGCTCGAACTTCGGCAACGTGTTCTCGGTGCTGGTGGCGAGCGCGTTCCTTCCCTTCCTGCCGATGCTGCCGCTGCACCTGCTGGTGCAGAACCTGCTGTACGACGTGTCGCAGATCGCGATTCCGTTCGACAACGTGGACGAGGAATTCCTCAAGTCGCCGCAGCGCTGGAACCCGGCGGACCTCGGGCGCTTCATGGTGTTCTTCGGACCTCTGAGCTCGGTGTTCGACATCCTGACCTACACGGTGATGTGGTTCGTGTTCGCGGCCAACACGGTGGAGCACCAGACGCTGTTCCAGTCGGGCTGGTTCATCGAGGGGCTGCTGTCGCAGACGCTGATCGTGCACCTGATCCGCACTCGCAAGATCCCGTTCCTGCAGAGCCGCGCGGCATGGCCGCTGCTGGCGATGGGTGCGGCAATTGCCGCCGTGGGCATCTGGCTGCCGATGGGGCCGCTCGCGCACTACTTCAAGCTGCAGGCGCTGCCGCTGGCCTACTTTCCGTGGCTGGTGGCGATGCTGGTGGGGTATGCGGTGCTGACGCAGACGGTGAAGGGGTGGTATGCGCGGCGGTATGGGTGGCAGTGA
- a CDS encoding HAD family hydrolase: MHVTPKPRKLLVLDLDETLIHATESTLPHEEDFRVGPYRVHLRPHLADFLSSVLAQFKVGIWTASGESYASQVVDRIFPSGALEFLWSSARCTTARDFTTGGYQTIKNLQKLKSKGYPLESIIAVDDTPSKYARSYGNLVAVREFLGDRSDAELPLLAAYLAHLAEVPNVRTVEKRAWREHVRRMQPLD; the protein is encoded by the coding sequence ATGCATGTGACACCCAAGCCCCGCAAACTATTGGTGCTGGATCTCGATGAAACGCTGATCCACGCCACCGAAAGCACGCTCCCGCACGAGGAGGATTTCCGCGTCGGACCGTATCGCGTTCATTTGCGACCGCATCTCGCCGATTTCTTGAGTAGCGTTCTTGCGCAGTTCAAGGTAGGCATCTGGACCGCGTCAGGCGAAAGCTACGCGTCGCAGGTTGTGGATCGCATCTTTCCAAGCGGCGCACTGGAGTTCCTGTGGTCCAGCGCACGCTGCACGACGGCGCGAGACTTCACGACAGGCGGCTATCAGACGATCAAGAACCTGCAGAAACTGAAATCCAAGGGCTATCCGCTCGAATCGATCATCGCGGTCGACGACACGCCGTCGAAGTACGCGAGGAGCTACGGCAATCTCGTTGCGGTGCGCGAGTTCCTGGGTGACAGGTCCGATGCCGAACTTCCGTTGCTGGCGGCTTACCTCGCGCATCTCGCGGAGGTGCCGAACGTCCGGACTGTCGAGAAGAGAGCTTGGCGCGAACACGTCAGGCGCATGCAGCCCCTGGACTGA
- a CDS encoding MgtC/SapB family protein, translated as MQAIQNFNLPSLLDTFVSVAVAFALGSLIGLERQIRQRAAGLRTNTLVAVGAAVFVDMANRLHGHDGAVHVAAYVVSGIGFLGAGAIMKEGTNITGLNTAATLWGSAAVGACAGADLIGEAMIAALFVLASNTLLLPVVNRINRRPIKEESSEATYTVRVICSRAARPEVMDQLLLLLEAANYPVRDVDQHAFGPADTEIEATLYATAVEPLELDQVITELEALEGVQQAFWNASADD; from the coding sequence ATGCAAGCCATTCAGAACTTCAACCTGCCCTCGCTGCTCGACACCTTCGTCAGCGTGGCGGTCGCCTTCGCCCTCGGCTCGCTGATCGGCCTGGAGCGCCAGATACGCCAGCGCGCCGCGGGCCTGCGCACCAACACGCTCGTGGCGGTGGGCGCTGCAGTGTTCGTCGACATGGCGAACCGGCTGCACGGCCACGACGGGGCCGTGCATGTGGCGGCCTATGTGGTCTCGGGTATCGGTTTCCTGGGCGCGGGCGCGATCATGAAGGAAGGCACCAACATCACCGGCCTGAATACCGCGGCCACGCTGTGGGGGTCGGCGGCGGTGGGTGCTTGCGCGGGCGCCGACCTGATCGGCGAGGCGATGATCGCGGCGCTGTTCGTGTTGGCCAGCAACACACTGCTGCTGCCGGTGGTCAACCGGATCAACCGCCGTCCGATCAAGGAAGAGTCGAGCGAGGCGACCTACACGGTGCGGGTGATCTGTTCGCGCGCAGCGCGGCCCGAGGTGATGGACCAGCTGCTGCTCCTGCTCGAAGCCGCAAACTACCCGGTGCGCGATGTCGACCAGCACGCCTTCGGGCCGGCCGACACGGAGATCGAGGCGACGCTGTATGCCACCGCGGTCGAGCCTTTGGAGCTCGACCAGGTGATCACGGAACTCGAAGCGCTCGAAGGCGTCCAGCAAGCCTTCTGGAACGCCAGCGCCGACGACTGA
- a CDS encoding NAD-dependent succinate-semialdehyde dehydrogenase encodes MTTTYTDTRLLIDNEWVDATGGKTLDVVNPATGKVIGKVAHASIADLDRALAAAQRGFDKWRNTPANERAAVMRRAAGLIRERAPEIAKLLTQEQGKPLAEAKGETLAAADIIEWFADEGRRVYGRIVPSRNLAAQQLVLKEPLGPVAAFTPWNFPINQIVRKLGAALATGCSFLVKAPEETPASPAALLQAFVDAGIPPGTVGLVFGNPAEISNYLIAHPIIRKVTFTGSTPVGKQLAALAGSHMKRVTMELGGHAPVIVAEDADVALAVKAAGAAKFRNAGQVCISPTRFLVHNSLREEFARTLVKYTEGLKLGDGLAEGTTIGPLANARRLTAMAHVLDDARKKGATVAAGGERVGDSGNFFAPTVLTDVPLDADVFNNEPFGPIAAIRGFDTLDEAIAEANRLPFGLAGYAFTKSIKNAHLLSQKLELGMLWINQPATPSPEMPFGGVKDSGYGSEGGPEALEAYLNTKAVSILGV; translated from the coding sequence ATGACCACCACCTACACCGACACCCGCCTGCTGATCGACAACGAATGGGTCGACGCCACCGGCGGCAAGACGCTGGACGTCGTGAACCCCGCCACCGGCAAGGTCATCGGCAAGGTGGCCCATGCCAGCATCGCCGACCTGGACCGCGCCCTGGCCGCTGCCCAGCGCGGCTTCGACAAGTGGCGCAACACCCCCGCCAACGAGCGCGCCGCCGTCATGCGCCGCGCCGCGGGCCTCATCCGCGAACGCGCCCCCGAAATCGCCAAGCTGCTCACGCAGGAGCAGGGCAAGCCGCTCGCCGAAGCCAAGGGCGAGACGCTGGCCGCCGCCGACATCATCGAGTGGTTCGCCGACGAAGGCCGCCGCGTCTACGGCCGCATCGTGCCCTCGCGCAACCTGGCCGCGCAGCAGCTGGTACTGAAGGAGCCGCTCGGCCCCGTCGCCGCGTTCACGCCGTGGAACTTCCCGATCAACCAGATCGTGCGCAAGCTCGGCGCCGCATTGGCCACCGGCTGCTCGTTCCTGGTGAAGGCGCCCGAAGAAACCCCGGCATCGCCCGCCGCGCTGCTGCAGGCTTTCGTCGATGCCGGCATCCCGCCCGGCACCGTGGGCCTCGTGTTCGGCAACCCGGCCGAAATCTCGAACTACCTGATCGCCCACCCGATCATCCGCAAGGTCACCTTCACCGGTTCGACGCCGGTCGGCAAGCAACTGGCCGCACTGGCCGGTTCGCACATGAAGCGCGTCACGATGGAGCTGGGCGGCCACGCCCCGGTGATCGTTGCCGAAGACGCCGACGTTGCGCTGGCCGTCAAGGCCGCCGGTGCCGCCAAGTTCCGCAATGCCGGCCAGGTCTGCATCTCGCCGACCCGCTTCCTGGTGCACAACAGCCTGCGCGAAGAGTTCGCCCGCACGCTGGTCAAGTACACCGAAGGCCTGAAGCTCGGCGACGGCCTCGCCGAAGGCACGACCATCGGCCCGCTCGCCAACGCACGCCGCCTCACCGCGATGGCCCATGTGCTGGACGATGCGCGCAAGAAGGGCGCCACCGTGGCCGCTGGCGGCGAACGCGTCGGCGACTCGGGCAACTTCTTCGCCCCCACCGTGCTGACCGACGTGCCGCTGGATGCCGACGTGTTCAACAACGAACCCTTCGGCCCCATCGCCGCGATCCGCGGTTTCGACACGCTCGACGAAGCCATCGCCGAAGCCAACCGCCTGCCGTTCGGCCTGGCCGGCTACGCCTTCACCAAGTCGATCAAGAACGCACACCTGCTGAGCCAGAAGCTCGAACTCGGCATGCTCTGGATCAACCAGCCCGCGACGCCGTCGCCGGAAATGCCGTTCGGCGGCGTGAAGGATTCGGGCTACGGTTCGGAAGGTGGCCCCGAGGCGCTCGAGGCTTACCTCAACACGAAGGCTGTCTCGATCCTCGGCGTTTAA